A single genomic interval of Helianthus annuus cultivar XRQ/B chromosome 13, HanXRQr2.0-SUNRISE, whole genome shotgun sequence harbors:
- the LOC110900394 gene encoding uncharacterized protein LOC110900394, with protein sequence MSQHGLSIYSKVAEVVHNGIWIWPDAWRDLFPVLFQLNHINLVPNKQDVTLWRTDGGKLMPFSSKLVWEATRSRGQEVAWSKIMWSGCNIPRHSFHCWLIFRRKLWTQDRIQKWNYITSGSMNMMCCLLCQRELESHEHLFFQCSYSSSVLDAIKEKSSMKMVPNKWVDIVRWLLPKATSRSLNSVIAKLLIKAAAYFVWQERNYRFFNNQLRPPEVITSIIIDTVRLKLLSFKYKDKPHVRKILEDWKMSSIEIFEET encoded by the coding sequence ATGTCTCAACATGGGTTATCAATCTATTCAAAAGTAGCTGAGGTTGTTCATAATGGCATTTGGATTTGGCCTGATGCTTGGCGGGACCTTTTTCCGGTTTTATTCCAATTGAATCATATTAATCTCGTCCCCAATAAGCAAGATGTTACACTCTGGCGAACTGATGGAGGTAAACTCATGCCGTTCTCTTCAAAGCTGGTATGGGAAGCTACTCGTTCTCGAGGTCAAGAAGTGGCATGGTCAAAGATTATGTGGTCGGGTTGTAATATTCCGAGACATTCTTTTCATTGCTGGTTGATCTTTAGAAGGAAATTATGGACACAAGATCGAATTCAAAAATGGAATTACATCACTAGTGGCTCTATGAACATGATGTGTTGTTTATTGTGTCAACGAGAGCTGGAATCACATGAGCATTTGTTTTTTCAATGTTCCTATTCTTCTTCAGTTTTGGATGCTATCAAGGAGAAGTCTAGTATGAAGATGGTGCCTAACAAGTGGGTCGACATCGTTAGATGGCTGCTGCCGAAAGCGACTTCTAGGTCCTTAAACTCGGTTATCGCTAAACTCCTCATCAAGGCGGCTGCGTATTTCGTATGGCAAGAAAGAAATTACAGGTTTTTCAACAATCAATTAAGACCACCTGAAGTGATAACAAGTATCATTATTGACACTGTGAGGCTGAAGTTATTATCATTCAAGTATAAGGATAAGCCACATGTGAGGAAAATCTTGGAAGATTGGAAGATGAGTTCAATAGAGATCTTCGAAGAGACCTGA
- the LOC110897344 gene encoding glutamyl-tRNA(Gln) amidotransferase subunit A, chloroplastic/mitochondrial isoform X2 yields the protein MPKYRTYLIVILSPLTAPCKKMLSSVQNPRILLLHCRRSKPLHHHYAKSIHATPLARPISASLPTSQIQTIQKSILSREKTTRQFTEEFLNRLRLTEPHVKSFLHVSETVLNEADEIDRKIDRNEDVGPLAGVLVAVKDNICTADMPSTAGSKLLENYRPAFDATAVKKLKESGAIIVGKTNLDEFGMGSTTEGSAYQVTANPWNLECVPGGSSGGSAAAVSARQCVVSLGSDTGGSVRQPASFCGVVGLKPTYGRVSRYGLVAYASSLDVIGCFGSSVADAGLLLQSICGHDKLDATSSKREVNDFTSQFISKDYFESQPLKGLRVGVISETLGDGVDQEVVSSIRGAISHLEDLGCSVTEVSLPSFSLGLPAYYVLASSESSSNLSRYDGVRYGNQIVSDELSSLYGGSRANGFGPEVKRRILMGTYALSAGYYDAYYKRAQQVRTVVQKSFKAALDSHDILISPAAPSAAYKIGEKKNDPLAMYAGDIMTVNVNLAGLPALVLPCGFVKDGTASLPVGFQMIGAAFDEEKLLRVGHIFEQTLQGYSFIPPLIADEFIS from the exons ATGCCGAAGTACCGAACTTATTTGATAGTCATTCTTTCTCCTCTGACAGCTCCTTGTAAAAAAATGCTATCTTCAGTCCAAAACCCTCGCATCCTCCTCCTCCACTGTCGGCGATCTAAACCGCTTCACCACCATTATGCCAAATCGATCCACGCCACCCCTCTAGCCCGCCCCATTTCCGCATCGCTACCCACCTCTCAGATCCAAACCATCCAAAAATCCATCCTTTCCCGTGAGAAAACAACCCGTCAATTCACCGAAGAATTTCTCAACCGTCTACGCCTTACCGAACCCCATGTCAAGAGCTTCCTTCACGTCTCAGAAACCGTTTTAAATGAAGCCGATGAAATTGACCGGAAGATTGATCGAAACGAGGACGTGGGCCCCCTCGCTGGAGTATTGGTTGCGGTCAAAGACAACATTTGTACTGCAGACATGCCTTCTACTGCCGGATCCAAATTATTAGAAAATTATCGGCCGGCATTCGATGCGACCGCTGTTAAGAAGTTGAAGGAGAGTGGTGCCATTATTGTTGGGAAAACTAATTTGGATGAATTCGGAATGGGGAGTACCACTGAAGGATCAGCTTATCAG GTTACTGCAAATCCATGGAACCTTGAATGTGTACCAGGGGGATCATCAGGCGGCTCGGCGGCGGCTGTTTCCGCTAGGCAGTGTGTAGTATCATTGGGAAGTGATACTGGTGGAAGTGTCCGGCAGCCGGCGTCGTTTTGTGGTGTTGTAGGGCTAAAGCCGACGTATGGCCGTGTGTCACGATACGGGCTGGTGGCGTATGCGTCATCACTGGATGTTATTGGTTGCTTTGGCTCGTCGGTTGCTGATGCCGGACTTCTTCTTCAGTCGATTTGTGGTCATGATAAACTTGATGCCACTAGTAGCAAACGG GAGGTTAACGACTTCACATCTCAGTTCATTTCGAAAGATTATTTTGAATCGCAACCGTTAAAAGGATTAAGGGTTGGTGTAATTTCTGAAACGCTTGGTGACGGAGTTGATCAAGAAGTTGTTTCATCGATCCGTGGTGCTATTTCTCATTTGGAAGACTTAGGATGTAGTGTAACAGAG GTTTCTTTGCCATCTTTCTCTCTAGGATTGCCTGCATACTATGTTCTTGCTTCATCTGAGTCATCTTCAAATTTATCGCGCTATGATGGTGTTAG GTATGGTAATCAAATCGTTTCTGATGAACTGAGTTCCCTTTACGGAGGTTCTCGTGCTAATGGCTTTGGTCCAGAG GTAAAAAGGAGGATTTTGATGGGGACATATGCCCTTTCAGCTGGTTATTATGATGCTTATTACAAGCGAGCTCAGCAG GTGAGAACTGTAGTACAGAAAAGCTTCAAGGCAGCATTAGATTCACATGATATTCTAATTTCACCAGCGGCTCCATCTGCAGCATATAAAATTG GTGAAAAGAAAAACGATCCGCTGGCAATGTATGCCGGGGATATCATGACG GTAAATGTGAATTTGGCTGGATTGCCAGCATTGGTTTTGCCATGTGGCTTTGTTAAAGATGGCACTGCTAGCCTTCCTGTCGGCTTTCAAATGATTGGCGCTGCATTTGATGAG GAGAAATTGCTTAGAGTGGGTCATATATTTGAGCAAACTCTTCAAGGTTACAGCTTTATCCCACCATTGATAGCAGATGAATTTATCAGCTAG
- the LOC110897344 gene encoding glutamyl-tRNA(Gln) amidotransferase subunit A, chloroplastic/mitochondrial isoform X1, with product MLSSVQNPRILLLHCRRSKPLHHHYAKSIHATPLARPISASLPTSQIQTIQKSILSREKTTRQFTEEFLNRLRLTEPHVKSFLHVSETVLNEADEIDRKIDRNEDVGPLAGVLVAVKDNICTADMPSTAGSKLLENYRPAFDATAVKKLKESGAIIVGKTNLDEFGMGSTTEGSAYQVTANPWNLECVPGGSSGGSAAAVSARQCVVSLGSDTGGSVRQPASFCGVVGLKPTYGRVSRYGLVAYASSLDVIGCFGSSVADAGLLLQSICGHDKLDATSSKREVNDFTSQFISKDYFESQPLKGLRVGVISETLGDGVDQEVVSSIRGAISHLEDLGCSVTEVSLPSFSLGLPAYYVLASSESSSNLSRYDGVRYGNQIVSDELSSLYGGSRANGFGPEVKRRILMGTYALSAGYYDAYYKRAQQVRTVVQKSFKAALDSHDILISPAAPSAAYKIGEKKNDPLAMYAGDIMTVNVNLAGLPALVLPCGFVKDGTASLPVGFQMIGAAFDEEKLLRVGHIFEQTLQGYSFIPPLIADEFIS from the exons ATGCTATCTTCAGTCCAAAACCCTCGCATCCTCCTCCTCCACTGTCGGCGATCTAAACCGCTTCACCACCATTATGCCAAATCGATCCACGCCACCCCTCTAGCCCGCCCCATTTCCGCATCGCTACCCACCTCTCAGATCCAAACCATCCAAAAATCCATCCTTTCCCGTGAGAAAACAACCCGTCAATTCACCGAAGAATTTCTCAACCGTCTACGCCTTACCGAACCCCATGTCAAGAGCTTCCTTCACGTCTCAGAAACCGTTTTAAATGAAGCCGATGAAATTGACCGGAAGATTGATCGAAACGAGGACGTGGGCCCCCTCGCTGGAGTATTGGTTGCGGTCAAAGACAACATTTGTACTGCAGACATGCCTTCTACTGCCGGATCCAAATTATTAGAAAATTATCGGCCGGCATTCGATGCGACCGCTGTTAAGAAGTTGAAGGAGAGTGGTGCCATTATTGTTGGGAAAACTAATTTGGATGAATTCGGAATGGGGAGTACCACTGAAGGATCAGCTTATCAG GTTACTGCAAATCCATGGAACCTTGAATGTGTACCAGGGGGATCATCAGGCGGCTCGGCGGCGGCTGTTTCCGCTAGGCAGTGTGTAGTATCATTGGGAAGTGATACTGGTGGAAGTGTCCGGCAGCCGGCGTCGTTTTGTGGTGTTGTAGGGCTAAAGCCGACGTATGGCCGTGTGTCACGATACGGGCTGGTGGCGTATGCGTCATCACTGGATGTTATTGGTTGCTTTGGCTCGTCGGTTGCTGATGCCGGACTTCTTCTTCAGTCGATTTGTGGTCATGATAAACTTGATGCCACTAGTAGCAAACGG GAGGTTAACGACTTCACATCTCAGTTCATTTCGAAAGATTATTTTGAATCGCAACCGTTAAAAGGATTAAGGGTTGGTGTAATTTCTGAAACGCTTGGTGACGGAGTTGATCAAGAAGTTGTTTCATCGATCCGTGGTGCTATTTCTCATTTGGAAGACTTAGGATGTAGTGTAACAGAG GTTTCTTTGCCATCTTTCTCTCTAGGATTGCCTGCATACTATGTTCTTGCTTCATCTGAGTCATCTTCAAATTTATCGCGCTATGATGGTGTTAG GTATGGTAATCAAATCGTTTCTGATGAACTGAGTTCCCTTTACGGAGGTTCTCGTGCTAATGGCTTTGGTCCAGAG GTAAAAAGGAGGATTTTGATGGGGACATATGCCCTTTCAGCTGGTTATTATGATGCTTATTACAAGCGAGCTCAGCAG GTGAGAACTGTAGTACAGAAAAGCTTCAAGGCAGCATTAGATTCACATGATATTCTAATTTCACCAGCGGCTCCATCTGCAGCATATAAAATTG GTGAAAAGAAAAACGATCCGCTGGCAATGTATGCCGGGGATATCATGACG GTAAATGTGAATTTGGCTGGATTGCCAGCATTGGTTTTGCCATGTGGCTTTGTTAAAGATGGCACTGCTAGCCTTCCTGTCGGCTTTCAAATGATTGGCGCTGCATTTGATGAG GAGAAATTGCTTAGAGTGGGTCATATATTTGAGCAAACTCTTCAAGGTTACAGCTTTATCCCACCATTGATAGCAGATGAATTTATCAGCTAG